Proteins encoded in a region of the Ancylomarina subtilis genome:
- a CDS encoding tetratricopeptide repeat-containing sensor histidine kinase: MQKKFYLLFFILNSFVSILNAHNSKDESPLNIHEQIISKLIESSVSFRDSSENRSVEICEKAINLAEKEQTDSLLAFAYKTQGINYYYLREYDLSMTYYNKALNKFEELGNLIQAAKVLGNIGVIYKRRGEYNKALEYYLREVDIFSEIEYTAGLTSIYLNLGNISVLMGNLDRAEEYYTLGYDLAVKTDNLTDQVSALNNLGVIYENQDKFEDALKVYKKSLKNVLGSGNNTMESKLYLNIGIIYRRTKDYDRASDYLNKSFNIRKLKGNYEELLSVYNELFELALAKEEYINAKRQLGPMQDLAETNHDPGWLADVYQANTKYCKAVGNYKLALESYENSRRIGDSIQKAFDDEKYNDLMLKYDMDHTKQKMELMTQKAQIQSLELDKKNAWLVAMFVIMLLGVIAIVVSFRINKLKAQHKLMSLDQKVLLSQMNPHFLFNALTAVQSLVLDNESDKANLYLSELGTLVRNILEDSREENISLRKELDTLHKYIELQKLRFDFAIDFRFDIDEKIDLDEVNIPPMLTQPFIENALVHANLQKVENPEILIKLELVDESVIAFSIQDNGIGIEEGRKQSLMKEKKSLAMQIARDRIQIYNYKSKHQMKLDIIDLKHIDKENHGTLARFTIPTQA; the protein is encoded by the coding sequence ATGCAAAAAAAGTTCTACCTCCTGTTTTTCATATTGAATTCTTTTGTTTCAATCCTTAATGCTCACAATTCAAAGGATGAATCGCCCCTAAATATTCATGAACAAATTATTTCGAAACTGATAGAATCTTCGGTTAGTTTTCGTGATAGTAGTGAAAACAGAAGTGTTGAGATTTGCGAAAAAGCTATTAACCTGGCAGAAAAAGAACAGACCGATTCCTTATTGGCTTTTGCTTATAAAACCCAAGGGATTAATTACTATTATCTTCGCGAATATGATTTGAGTATGACATATTATAATAAGGCTTTGAACAAGTTTGAAGAATTGGGTAATTTGATTCAGGCAGCTAAAGTTTTAGGAAATATTGGTGTCATTTATAAAAGGAGAGGTGAGTACAATAAAGCTTTGGAGTATTATTTGAGAGAAGTTGATATTTTTTCTGAAATAGAATATACTGCGGGTTTAACTTCCATCTATCTAAATTTAGGGAATATATCTGTTCTGATGGGTAATCTTGACAGAGCAGAAGAATATTACACCTTAGGTTATGATCTGGCCGTTAAGACTGATAATTTGACAGATCAAGTTAGTGCCTTAAATAATTTAGGTGTTATTTATGAGAATCAAGATAAGTTTGAAGATGCATTAAAGGTCTATAAAAAGTCTTTAAAAAATGTTCTGGGTAGCGGAAATAATACAATGGAGAGTAAGTTGTATCTGAATATTGGGATCATTTATAGAAGAACAAAAGATTACGATCGCGCTTCTGATTATCTGAATAAAAGTTTTAATATCAGAAAGCTAAAGGGGAATTATGAAGAACTTCTGAGTGTTTACAATGAGTTGTTTGAACTGGCACTTGCTAAAGAGGAGTACATTAACGCCAAAAGACAGCTTGGACCGATGCAGGATTTGGCAGAGACCAATCACGATCCCGGATGGTTGGCAGATGTTTATCAAGCCAATACTAAATATTGCAAGGCAGTTGGGAATTATAAGTTAGCTCTTGAGTCTTATGAAAATTCCAGAAGAATTGGGGATTCAATTCAAAAGGCTTTTGATGACGAAAAATACAATGATTTGATGCTTAAGTATGATATGGATCATACCAAGCAGAAAATGGAGTTGATGACTCAGAAAGCCCAGATTCAGAGTCTGGAGTTAGATAAAAAGAATGCCTGGCTGGTGGCAATGTTTGTCATTATGCTTTTGGGCGTGATTGCCATTGTGGTGTCCTTTAGGATTAATAAACTAAAAGCGCAGCATAAGTTGATGAGTCTGGATCAAAAAGTCCTGTTATCGCAAATGAATCCACATTTTTTATTTAATGCGTTAACGGCAGTTCAGTCTTTGGTTCTGGATAATGAAAGTGATAAGGCTAATCTGTATCTGTCAGAATTGGGGACTTTGGTTCGTAATATATTGGAGGATTCCCGAGAGGAAAATATCAGCTTGAGAAAAGAATTGGACACCCTGCATAAATATATTGAACTACAAAAGTTGCGTTTTGATTTTGCAATTGATTTCCGTTTCGATATTGATGAGAAGATTGATTTAGATGAAGTGAATATTCCCCCCATGTTAACCCAACCTTTTATCGAAAATGCCCTGGTGCATGCCAATCTTCAGAAGGTAGAGAATCCAGAGATTCTTATCAAGTTAGAGCTGGTTGACGAAAGTGTTATTGCTTTTAGTATTCAGGATAACGGGATTGGGATAGAAGAAGGCCGGAAGCAGTCACTCATGAAAGAAAAGAAATCTTTGGCTATGCAAATTGCCCGTGATCGGATTCAGATTTATAATTACAAATCGAAACATCAGATGAAACTGGATATTATCGATCTGAAACACATCGATAAAGAGAATCATGGTACTTTAGCACGCTTTACAATTCCTACCCAGGCTTAA
- the tsaE gene encoding tRNA (adenosine(37)-N6)-threonylcarbamoyltransferase complex ATPase subunit type 1 TsaE, with protein sequence MTDLRINSLEDINSVAKQFIELVGERHRVFAMYGSMGVGKTTFVKAVCEELGVEDTINSPTFAIVNEYHTRKDQIVYHFDFYRIEDVQEAYDFGYEDYFYCQAMCFIEWPERIESILPSDVINLNFTEEEDGSRMIQVQMD encoded by the coding sequence ATGACAGACTTAAGGATAAATAGCCTGGAAGATATTAATTCAGTGGCGAAGCAATTTATTGAATTAGTGGGGGAGCGACATCGAGTTTTTGCTATGTATGGTTCGATGGGTGTTGGTAAAACGACTTTTGTGAAGGCCGTTTGCGAAGAGTTGGGAGTAGAGGATACCATTAACAGCCCTACCTTTGCTATTGTAAACGAATATCATACCCGGAAAGATCAGATTGTTTATCATTTCGATTTTTATAGAATTGAAGATGTGCAGGAGGCTTATGATTTTGGCTACGAAGATTATTTTTATTGTCAAGCCATGTGTTTCATCGAATGGCCCGAGCGTATCGAATCAATTTTACCATCCGATGTTATTAATCTGAATTTTACTGAAGAAGAGGACGGAAGTCGAATGATTCAGGTTCAGATGGACTAA
- the sucD gene encoding succinate--CoA ligase subunit alpha, with product MSVLVNKDTRLVVQGITGSEGGFHTQQMIEYGTNVVAGVTPGKGGQMFMDSVPVFNTVKDAVEKAGANASVIFVPPAFAADAVMEAADAGIELVVCITEGIPTLDMIKVHEFLKKRPKTTLIGPNCPGVITPGVAKIGIMPGFIHKPGKIGIISRSGTLTYEAVHQLGNAGFGQSTAIGIGGDPIIGTKHIDAVKLLNEDPDTEAIVLIGEIGGSDEETAAAYIAEHVKKPVVAFIAGQTAPEGKRMGHAGAIIAGGKGTAAEKMKALEAAGIHVVKSPAEIGNKMREVLG from the coding sequence ATGAGTGTATTAGTCAATAAAGATACAAGACTAGTGGTTCAAGGAATTACTGGTTCAGAAGGGGGTTTTCATACCCAACAAATGATAGAATACGGCACCAATGTGGTTGCCGGTGTGACGCCAGGAAAAGGCGGACAAATGTTTATGGATAGCGTACCCGTTTTCAACACCGTGAAAGATGCGGTTGAAAAGGCAGGGGCCAATGCCTCAGTTATTTTTGTTCCACCCGCTTTCGCAGCCGATGCAGTAATGGAAGCTGCTGATGCAGGCATAGAGCTTGTGGTGTGTATTACCGAAGGAATTCCAACATTGGATATGATTAAGGTTCACGAGTTCCTTAAAAAGCGTCCTAAGACCACCCTTATTGGACCTAACTGTCCGGGTGTTATTACCCCGGGTGTCGCAAAAATTGGGATTATGCCGGGCTTTATTCACAAGCCAGGTAAAATCGGAATTATCTCGCGTTCGGGAACCCTTACTTACGAAGCGGTTCACCAACTTGGGAATGCAGGTTTCGGGCAATCGACTGCGATTGGTATTGGTGGCGACCCAATTATCGGCACCAAGCATATCGATGCGGTTAAACTATTAAACGAAGATCCGGACACGGAGGCTATCGTACTTATTGGTGAAATTGGTGGTTCGGATGAAGAAACTGCTGCCGCCTATATTGCTGAGCATGTGAAAAAACCCGTGGTTGCCTTTATTGCGGGCCAAACAGCTCCTGAAGGGAAACGTATGGGACATGCCGGTGCCATTATTGCTGGTGGAAAAGGAACCGCTGCTGAAAAAATGAAAGCTCTTGAAGCTGCAGGTATTCACGTTGTGAAATCACCAGCAGAAATTGGAAATAAAATGAGAGAAGTTTTGGGATAA
- the metK gene encoding methionine adenosyltransferase — protein sequence MGYLFTSESVSEGHPDKVSDQISDALLDKFLAFDPNSKVACETMVTTGQVVLAGEVKTKTYIDTQEVARQVINRIGYTKSEYQFDGTSCGVLTAIHEQSDDINRGVDREDPMSQGAGDQGMMFGYASKETDDYMPLSLELSHRLLMELAEIRREGKEMTYLRPDSKSQVTIQYADDDTIERVHTIVVSTQHDDFGPDDETMLAKIKDDVRNILIPRVIKMLPARVQAFFDDNFILHVNPTGKFVIGGPHGDTGLTGRKIIVDTYGGKGAHGGGAFSGKDPSKVDRSAAYAARHIAKNLVAAGVADEMLVQLSYAIGVAEPVGIYVGTYGKCNVDMSKGEIADKIAEIFDLRPAAIEQRLKLRNPIYEETAAYGHMGRTPRTVVKKFHSPYFEDKELEVELFTWEKLDYVDKVKEAFKL from the coding sequence ATGGGATATTTATTTACATCTGAATCTGTTTCAGAGGGACATCCGGATAAGGTTTCTGATCAAATTTCAGATGCTTTATTGGACAAATTCTTAGCTTTCGATCCAAACTCGAAGGTGGCTTGCGAAACCATGGTAACAACCGGACAAGTTGTTTTAGCAGGAGAAGTAAAAACAAAAACCTATATCGATACTCAGGAAGTAGCTCGCCAGGTGATCAACCGTATTGGTTATACCAAAAGCGAATACCAGTTCGACGGCACATCATGTGGTGTGTTAACGGCAATTCACGAGCAATCAGATGATATCAACCGTGGTGTCGATCGTGAAGATCCAATGAGCCAGGGAGCAGGTGATCAGGGGATGATGTTTGGATACGCCAGCAAAGAAACTGACGATTACATGCCATTATCACTTGAATTATCTCACCGTTTGTTAATGGAGTTGGCTGAAATTCGCCGCGAGGGAAAAGAAATGACCTACTTGCGTCCTGATTCAAAATCACAGGTTACCATTCAGTATGCTGACGATGATACCATCGAAAGAGTACACACTATTGTGGTTTCGACTCAGCACGACGATTTTGGTCCTGATGATGAAACAATGTTGGCTAAGATTAAGGACGATGTTCGCAATATCCTAATCCCTCGTGTGATTAAAATGTTGCCAGCACGTGTTCAGGCTTTCTTCGATGATAACTTTATTCTTCATGTGAATCCAACCGGTAAATTTGTAATTGGTGGTCCTCATGGTGATACAGGTCTTACAGGTCGTAAAATTATTGTTGACACTTACGGTGGAAAAGGGGCTCACGGTGGTGGTGCATTCTCGGGTAAAGATCCTTCGAAGGTCGACCGTTCGGCTGCATATGCAGCTCGTCATATTGCTAAAAACCTGGTTGCTGCCGGTGTGGCTGACGAAATGTTGGTACAACTTTCGTATGCCATTGGTGTAGCTGAGCCTGTTGGCATTTATGTAGGCACTTATGGCAAGTGTAATGTGGACATGAGTAAAGGTGAAATTGCAGATAAAATTGCTGAGATTTTCGACCTTCGTCCTGCTGCTATCGAACAACGCCTAAAGCTGCGTAACCCGATTTACGAAGAGACTGCTGCCTATGGTCATATGGGACGTACACCTCGTACTGTTGTGAAGAAATTCCATTCACCTTACTTCGAAGATAAGGAACTAGAAGTAGAGCTATTCACTTGGGAAAAACTAGACTACGTTGACAAAGTGAAAGAAGCTTTCAAGCTTTAA
- a CDS encoding bifunctional response regulator/alkaline phosphatase family protein, whose protein sequence is MKAIKILWVDDEIDLLIPHIIFLEGKDYSVDTCNNAPEAIDMVRNTHYDLILLDENMPGMSGLEALSEIKAIDLTLPIVMITKSEEEDIMDEAIGGHISDYLIKPVNPKQILLSIKKNTDKRRLVSEKTTSAYQSRFSQLGMEINDCRSLEDWKQVYKKLVFWELELASIEDSGMDEVLKMQKSEANNLFTRFIKKNYLDWINSESHDKPLFSHNVFKDKVFPLLDKGEKVVFVLIDNLRVDQWQVIYPIISDYFVMKDDDMYCSILPTATQYARNAMFAGLMPLDIQKRHPELWINEDEDSSKNIHEEELLALHLKRKFKDVKFNYEKVNSKKSGAKIIDSLSTLLDSQLNVFVYNFVDMLSHARTESEMIRELANDEAAYRSLTTSWFEHSQLLELIKKLSEQNIKLIISTDHGAIRVQNSIKVVGDRQTNTNLRYKQGRNLNYNPKEVFEVTKPAQACLPQMNMSSSYIFATGEDFLAYPNNYNYYSSYYKNTFQHGGISLEEMLIPLITLSPKKK, encoded by the coding sequence GTGAAAGCAATTAAGATACTTTGGGTAGACGATGAGATCGATTTATTGATACCGCATATTATTTTTCTCGAGGGGAAAGATTATAGTGTAGACACATGTAATAATGCACCTGAGGCCATTGATATGGTTCGAAACACCCATTACGATTTGATTTTATTGGATGAGAATATGCCCGGTATGTCAGGTTTGGAAGCCTTGTCTGAAATAAAGGCAATCGACCTTACCCTTCCCATTGTCATGATCACAAAAAGCGAAGAGGAAGATATCATGGATGAGGCTATTGGAGGCCATATAAGCGACTATCTGATCAAGCCGGTAAATCCCAAACAGATTCTTCTGAGTATCAAGAAAAATACAGATAAAAGACGATTAGTGTCTGAAAAAACCACCTCCGCATATCAATCCCGTTTTTCACAATTGGGCATGGAAATTAATGATTGCAGAAGTCTGGAGGATTGGAAACAGGTTTATAAAAAATTGGTGTTTTGGGAATTGGAGTTGGCCAGTATTGAGGACTCGGGTATGGATGAGGTGCTTAAAATGCAAAAGTCTGAAGCCAATAATCTTTTTACTCGTTTCATTAAGAAAAACTATTTGGATTGGATCAATTCTGAGAGTCATGATAAACCCCTCTTTTCACATAATGTTTTTAAAGACAAAGTTTTTCCTTTATTGGATAAGGGTGAGAAAGTCGTTTTTGTTTTAATCGACAATTTGCGAGTCGACCAGTGGCAGGTTATATACCCCATCATAAGCGATTATTTTGTGATGAAGGATGATGACATGTATTGCTCAATTTTACCCACAGCAACGCAATACGCCCGAAATGCAATGTTTGCTGGTTTAATGCCTTTGGATATTCAGAAACGACACCCTGAATTGTGGATTAATGAAGATGAGGATAGCAGTAAGAACATACATGAAGAAGAATTGTTAGCCTTGCATTTAAAACGCAAATTCAAAGATGTAAAATTTAATTACGAGAAGGTGAATTCTAAGAAATCCGGCGCTAAAATCATCGATAGTCTGTCAACTTTATTAGATTCTCAACTGAATGTTTTTGTTTACAATTTTGTAGATATGCTTTCTCACGCACGTACCGAAAGTGAGATGATTCGTGAATTGGCAAATGATGAGGCAGCTTATCGTTCATTGACTACTTCCTGGTTCGAACATTCTCAGTTGTTGGAGTTGATTAAGAAATTATCAGAGCAAAATATAAAATTGATCATCTCAACTGACCATGGGGCTATTCGCGTTCAGAATTCCATAAAAGTGGTTGGGGACAGACAGACCAACACCAACCTGAGGTATAAGCAAGGTCGAAATTTGAACTATAACCCTAAGGAAGTTTTTGAAGTGACCAAACCCGCTCAAGCTTGTTTACCTCAGATGAATATGAGTTCATCCTATATTTTTGCAACAGGAGAAGATTTTTTGGCCTATCCGAATAATTATAATTATTACAGCTCGTATTATAAAAATACATTTCAACATGGTGGGATTTCATTGGAAGAAATGTTAATTCCTTTAATAACTTTGAGCCCAAAGAAAAAATAA
- the sucC gene encoding ADP-forming succinate--CoA ligase subunit beta, with translation MKIHEYQAKEILKSYGVPVPQGKIASTVKEAEQAAQEIGLPVVVKAQIHAGGRGKGGGVKFAPTAKDVSQYASDILGMTLITHQTGPEGRLVKKVWIEAASNIKHEYYAGIVLDRASSKVTFMVSTEGGMEIEKVAEETPEKIVKVGVDASVGLQAFQAREMAFSLGLTGTAFKNAVTFFLALYDAYMGTDASLFEINPLVVTEEGDVLALDAKADFDNNALYRQKNIVPLRDLDEEEPLEIEAGKSGLNYIKLDGNIGCMVNGAGLAMGTMDIIKLTGGEPANFLDVGGSASAETVEQGFRIILSDKNVKAVLINIFGGIVRCDRVANGVIQAIKNINTKVPIVVRLQGTNAEEGKKLLEESGMNIIAATELKDSAEKVVATLGQTVSK, from the coding sequence ATGAAGATTCATGAATACCAAGCCAAAGAGATCTTAAAATCTTATGGTGTACCTGTTCCCCAAGGGAAAATTGCTTCTACAGTAAAAGAAGCAGAACAAGCAGCTCAGGAAATTGGACTGCCTGTTGTCGTTAAAGCCCAAATTCACGCCGGAGGCCGCGGTAAAGGTGGTGGCGTTAAATTTGCGCCAACCGCAAAAGACGTGAGTCAATATGCCAGCGATATTTTGGGAATGACCCTAATCACACATCAAACCGGACCGGAAGGCCGATTGGTGAAGAAAGTTTGGATCGAAGCCGCTTCGAATATCAAACATGAATATTATGCAGGCATTGTTCTTGATCGTGCCTCATCAAAAGTCACCTTTATGGTATCAACCGAAGGGGGAATGGAGATTGAAAAAGTTGCCGAAGAAACACCTGAAAAGATTGTAAAAGTAGGGGTTGATGCTTCAGTGGGCTTGCAAGCTTTCCAAGCCAGAGAGATGGCTTTTTCATTAGGCTTGACCGGAACGGCTTTTAAAAATGCGGTCACATTCTTCCTGGCCTTGTACGATGCCTATATGGGAACAGATGCTTCTCTATTCGAGATTAACCCATTGGTTGTTACTGAAGAAGGCGATGTTTTAGCTTTAGATGCTAAGGCTGATTTCGACAACAATGCCCTGTACCGTCAGAAAAACATTGTGCCTCTTCGCGATCTTGACGAAGAAGAACCTCTTGAAATTGAGGCTGGCAAATCAGGTCTTAACTATATCAAACTGGATGGAAACATTGGCTGTATGGTTAATGGTGCCGGTTTGGCTATGGGAACCATGGATATTATTAAATTAACCGGAGGCGAACCCGCCAACTTCCTTGACGTAGGGGGATCAGCTTCTGCTGAAACAGTCGAGCAAGGGTTTCGCATTATCCTTTCAGATAAAAATGTAAAAGCTGTTTTAATCAATATTTTTGGCGGTATCGTTCGTTGCGACCGTGTGGCCAATGGCGTTATTCAAGCCATCAAAAATATCAATACTAAAGTACCTATTGTGGTTCGTTTACAGGGAACCAACGCCGAAGAAGGTAAAAAGCTACTTGAAGAATCAGGCATGAATATTATTGCCGCTACTGAGCTTAAAGATTCTGCTGAGAAAGTGGTTGCCACTTTGGGACAAACAGTAAGTAAATAA
- a CDS encoding alanine dehydrogenase: MTNLGDTPKNFPVGYEFYHPKERLLEIEKSKKRLVIGLPREDYKGENRICLTPLTVEMLVNNGHEIIIEEGAGLASNYSDREYSEKGAQIVRTKEEIYQCDIVLQISPLSSDEIEMLKGNQIIMSALQVHCQCAEDIRKLMYKKVTAIAFEYLKDRDNHFPVIRSMSEIAGVSAIMIAGEYLSKGKGGKGVLLGGVTGVSPTEVVILGAGTAAEYAARAAMGLGANIKVFDNSMYRLRRMEDHLGQRIHTSTFHPHVLTKALKSADVVIGALRYEGNHPGTFVTEEMVKEMKPGSVIIDLSIDQGGCFETSEITTHKNPVFRKHDVIHYCVPNLASHVSRTASLAMSNICAPLLLHIGNNGGLHQFLKTDMGLRHGTYIYRGILTNQRLGDCTGILAKDINLFFASM, translated from the coding sequence ATGACAAACCTAGGTGATACCCCTAAAAATTTCCCCGTTGGATATGAATTTTATCATCCGAAGGAGAGACTTTTAGAGATTGAGAAGAGTAAAAAGCGATTGGTGATAGGTCTTCCCCGTGAGGATTATAAAGGCGAGAATCGTATTTGTTTGACACCACTTACAGTTGAGATGTTGGTGAATAACGGGCATGAAATTATTATTGAGGAAGGCGCGGGTCTTGCATCAAATTATTCCGATAGAGAATACAGCGAGAAAGGGGCACAAATAGTTCGCACTAAGGAAGAAATATACCAATGCGATATCGTTTTACAGATTTCGCCTTTGTCATCTGACGAGATTGAAATGCTTAAGGGGAATCAGATTATAATGTCTGCTCTCCAGGTGCATTGTCAGTGTGCTGAAGATATTCGGAAATTGATGTACAAAAAAGTGACCGCAATTGCCTTTGAGTATCTGAAAGATAGAGATAATCATTTCCCTGTAATACGTTCGATGAGTGAGATAGCTGGGGTGTCTGCCATCATGATTGCAGGAGAGTATTTAAGTAAGGGCAAGGGGGGCAAAGGTGTTTTACTAGGTGGTGTCACGGGCGTTTCACCAACCGAAGTGGTTATCCTTGGAGCAGGCACTGCAGCTGAATATGCAGCAAGGGCCGCCATGGGACTTGGTGCCAACATTAAAGTCTTTGACAATTCGATGTATCGCTTACGCCGAATGGAAGATCATCTAGGGCAACGTATTCACACCTCTACATTTCATCCCCATGTGCTAACTAAAGCATTAAAATCAGCCGATGTTGTTATTGGGGCTCTTCGCTACGAAGGGAATCATCCGGGAACCTTTGTCACCGAGGAAATGGTTAAGGAAATGAAGCCGGGTTCTGTTATCATCGATTTGAGTATTGATCAGGGAGGATGTTTTGAGACCTCAGAAATAACGACTCACAAAAATCCTGTATTTCGAAAGCATGATGTGATTCATTATTGTGTCCCAAATTTGGCTTCTCACGTCAGTAGAACGGCATCCTTGGCTATGAGTAATATTTGCGCACCGCTTTTATTGCATATTGGTAATAATGGCGGGTTACATCAATTTTTAAAGACCGATATGGGCCTTCGCCATGGGACTTACATCTATCGTGGAATTTTAACCAACCAACGTTTAGGCGATTGTACGGGTATATTAGCTAAGGATATTAATCTGTTTTTTGCATCGATGTAA
- a CDS encoding tetratricopeptide repeat-containing sensor histidine kinase — MRKLVLFGLCFLLIHLSLKGSIFSKDSLKKRSDHYDQYLDSIKKMESLRSISPSDCLKFGKEVINMTRLDADPSLIGLAEKTQGVSYYYQGVFDSALYHFNKALPEFLKAKQKLDVGKVWNNIAVIYRRTNKAELALEGYLKAKEIYEEVGYQRGIATIYFNVGGVYHSLENFLETEHYYLMAKSLFEDLDYGARLGEVNMNLGVLYLGQKQYDRALKYLNKSEIFIEEYGTPLQRGELLLNFGEVAFYKKEYKKALSYYDECEAIRIKINDFWGLPKSYVYSAQCLTELERYDEALDKLKKSEDICLEYKLSEDLEKTYLQKSILFEKRKDFEQALFYSKRGQTLKDSLKFDDQTQRLNELEFIHYLDLKEKELEIKNLDLSRKNILLLSLILGIILATAFVLFYIRSKSYRNKLQTLSLEQKVRLSQMNPHFLFNSLSVIQDFILDNNNDKAFNYLSKLSGLVRGVLENSTQDYIYVREELDILSAYIELQNLRFGQGIAYRFDIDSEIDLDEIRIPPMLVQPIIENALVHGELRNNPEAEIKLCLVRNKEANSIDFSIEDNGVGIDIKQKNIGSHKSMGTKILHDRVRIYNYYSKNTLSIDVIDLKTLNKDLHGTRVSFSIPLCQN; from the coding sequence ATGCGAAAACTCGTTTTATTTGGTCTTTGTTTCTTACTTATTCATTTAAGTCTGAAGGGGAGTATCTTTTCTAAGGATAGTTTAAAAAAACGGTCCGACCATTACGATCAGTATTTAGATTCTATAAAGAAGATGGAATCTTTGAGATCGATTTCGCCTTCTGATTGTCTTAAATTTGGGAAAGAAGTCATTAATATGACGCGTTTAGATGCAGATCCTTCTTTGATTGGCTTAGCAGAAAAAACACAAGGAGTCAGTTATTATTATCAAGGTGTTTTCGATTCTGCTCTTTATCATTTTAATAAGGCCCTACCAGAGTTTTTAAAAGCCAAGCAAAAGCTCGATGTTGGGAAGGTGTGGAATAATATTGCTGTCATTTACAGGCGCACCAATAAGGCCGAACTAGCTTTAGAAGGTTATCTTAAAGCGAAGGAAATTTATGAGGAGGTTGGCTATCAAAGAGGAATTGCGACTATTTATTTTAATGTCGGAGGCGTTTATCATAGTTTAGAAAATTTTCTGGAAACTGAACACTACTATTTAATGGCGAAATCTCTGTTTGAAGATTTGGACTATGGCGCTCGACTTGGTGAGGTTAATATGAATCTGGGTGTTCTTTATCTGGGGCAAAAACAATATGATAGGGCTTTAAAGTATCTGAATAAATCAGAAATTTTTATTGAAGAATATGGTACTCCTCTGCAAAGAGGCGAACTTCTTCTAAATTTTGGAGAGGTGGCTTTTTATAAAAAAGAATATAAAAAGGCTTTAAGCTATTATGATGAATGTGAGGCGATTCGAATAAAAATCAATGATTTTTGGGGCTTACCTAAATCTTATGTTTATTCTGCCCAGTGTTTGACTGAATTAGAGCGATATGATGAAGCTCTCGACAAACTTAAGAAATCAGAAGATATTTGTCTGGAATATAAGTTGAGTGAAGATTTGGAAAAGACTTATTTGCAAAAATCAATTCTCTTTGAGAAGAGAAAGGATTTTGAACAGGCTTTATTCTACAGTAAAAGGGGGCAGACTCTTAAAGATTCGTTGAAATTTGATGATCAAACCCAGAGGTTGAATGAGCTTGAGTTCATACATTACCTGGACTTGAAAGAGAAAGAACTTGAGATCAAAAATCTTGATTTGAGCCGAAAAAATATTTTGCTTTTATCCCTTATTCTAGGGATTATTCTTGCCACGGCTTTTGTTCTTTTTTACATTAGGTCAAAATCATATAGAAACAAGCTTCAGACTTTATCATTGGAACAGAAAGTCCGTTTAAGTCAGATGAATCCTCATTTTCTGTTCAATTCACTCTCGGTGATTCAGGATTTTATTCTTGACAATAATAACGATAAGGCATTCAATTATCTGTCAAAATTATCCGGATTGGTAAGAGGTGTTCTGGAAAATTCAACTCAGGATTACATTTATGTAAGAGAGGAGTTGGATATTCTATCAGCTTATATTGAATTGCAGAATTTGCGCTTTGGTCAGGGGATTGCTTATCGTTTTGATATTGATTCAGAGATTGATCTGGATGAGATACGTATTCCTCCTATGTTGGTGCAACCTATTATTGAAAATGCTCTTGTACACGGAGAGTTGCGAAATAATCCTGAAGCAGAAATTAAGCTTTGTCTGGTTAGAAACAAAGAAGCGAATAGTATCGATTTCAGTATTGAGGATAATGGAGTGGGAATAGATATTAAACAAAAAAACATAGGGTCACACAAGTCGATGGGGACTAAAATTTTACATGATAGAGTCAGAATTTACAATTATTATTCGAAAAATACACTGAGTATTGATGTGATTGATTTGAAGACATTAAATAAGGATCTGCACGGAACACGGGTTAGTTTTAGTATTCCGCTTTGTCAAAATTAA